Proteins from one Thermobifida alba genomic window:
- a CDS encoding spermidine synthase has protein sequence MGGRGAEATGRAEVELLRDADRSDSWVLLVDGTPQSHVDLADPTHLDFEYVRRLGHVVDLVAPERAPIDAFHLGAGALTLARYVAATRPGSRQRAVDIDADLVALVRRELPWDRRADLRVATGDARAWLAARRPASADLVVCDVFAGARTPAHLTSVEFVAEAARVVRPGGVYAANVGDGRGLRYARAQVATAARVFRHLALVAEPSVLRGRRFGNLVLVAGQRKLPVEELARRAHRDPDMARVLSGAELDRFAAGAAVVHDATAQDSPAPPEGVF, from the coding sequence ATGGGCGGGCGCGGCGCGGAGGCGACCGGGCGGGCGGAAGTGGAGCTGCTGCGGGACGCCGACCGTTCCGACTCGTGGGTGCTGCTGGTGGACGGCACCCCGCAGTCGCACGTGGACCTCGCCGACCCCACCCACCTCGACTTCGAGTACGTGCGCCGGCTGGGGCACGTGGTGGACCTGGTGGCGCCGGAGCGCGCGCCCATCGACGCCTTCCACCTGGGCGCGGGGGCGCTCACGCTGGCCCGCTACGTGGCCGCCACCCGTCCCGGGTCGCGGCAGCGGGCCGTGGACATCGACGCGGACCTGGTCGCGCTGGTCCGGCGGGAGCTGCCCTGGGACCGGCGGGCGGACCTGCGGGTGGCGACGGGGGACGCCCGCGCCTGGCTGGCGGCGCGCCGCCCGGCCAGCGCCGACCTCGTGGTGTGCGACGTGTTCGCGGGGGCGCGCACCCCCGCGCACCTGACGTCGGTGGAGTTCGTCGCGGAGGCGGCCCGGGTGGTGCGGCCCGGCGGCGTGTACGCGGCGAACGTGGGGGACGGGCGGGGGCTGCGGTACGCCCGCGCCCAGGTCGCCACCGCGGCCCGGGTCTTCCGCCACCTGGCGCTGGTCGCGGAGCCCTCGGTGCTGCGGGGGCGGCGGTTCGGCAACCTGGTCCTGGTGGCGGGGCAGCGGAAGCTGCCGGTGGAGGAGCTGGCCCGGCGGGCGCACCGCGACCCGGACATGGCGCGGGTGCTGTCGGGGGCGGAGCTGGACCGGTTCGCCGCGGGCGCGGCCGTCGTGCACGACGCGACGGCCCAGGACTCCCCCGCGCCGCCGGAGGGCGTCTTCTGA
- a CDS encoding proline--tRNA ligase, with protein MLLRMSNLFLRTLREDPADAEVPSHKLLVRGGFVRRTAPGVYSWLPLGKIVLENVAAVVREEMNRIGAQEVLLPALLPREYYEATGRWTEYGDTLFRLKDRRGADYLLGPTHEELFTLLVKGEYSSYKDFPVILYQIQEKFRDEARPRAGILRGREFHMKDSYSFDLDDEGLRRSYEAHREAYIRIFDRLGLDYVIVEATSGAMGGSASEEFLAVAPSGEDTFVRSTGSDYAANVEAVVTPAPPARPVEGLPEARVHHTPGTPTIESLVDFLNNAGLGRTFTAADTLKNVLVKTRAPGEKEWELLGIGVPGDREVDLKRLEASLAPAEVALLEEEDFAANPFLVKGYIGPGALQANKVRYLVDPRVVEGTAWVTGADRADHHVVDLVCGRDFTPDGTIEAAEVRNGDPAPDGSGTLYTARGIEIGHVFQLGRKYTDAFSLDALGPDGKPRRVTMGSYGIGVSRVVAAVVEQSHDERGIIWPRQIAPADVHVVGTGKGEQIEVALRIGRELADRGVRVLVDDRKGVSPGVKFTDAELLGIPTGVIVGRGLAEGVVELRDRATGERSEVALDSVVDTVVGIVAG; from the coding sequence GTGCTACTGCGGATGTCGAACCTGTTCCTGCGCACCCTGCGTGAGGACCCGGCGGACGCCGAGGTGCCGAGCCACAAGCTCCTGGTGCGCGGCGGGTTCGTGCGCCGCACCGCGCCCGGCGTCTACTCCTGGCTGCCCCTGGGCAAGATCGTGCTGGAGAACGTCGCGGCCGTGGTCCGCGAGGAGATGAACCGCATCGGCGCCCAGGAGGTGCTGCTGCCCGCGCTGCTGCCCCGCGAGTACTACGAGGCCACCGGCCGCTGGACCGAGTACGGCGACACCCTGTTCCGGCTGAAGGACCGCAGGGGCGCCGACTACCTGCTCGGCCCCACCCACGAGGAGCTGTTCACCCTGCTGGTCAAGGGCGAGTACTCCTCCTACAAGGACTTCCCGGTCATCCTCTACCAGATCCAGGAGAAGTTCCGCGACGAGGCCCGGCCCCGCGCCGGAATCCTGCGGGGCCGCGAGTTCCACATGAAGGACTCCTACTCCTTCGACCTCGACGACGAGGGGCTGCGGCGCTCCTACGAGGCGCACCGCGAGGCCTACATCCGCATCTTCGACCGGCTCGGCCTGGACTACGTGATCGTCGAGGCCACCTCCGGCGCGATGGGCGGCTCGGCATCCGAGGAGTTCCTGGCGGTCGCCCCCAGCGGCGAGGACACGTTCGTGCGCAGCACCGGCTCCGACTACGCCGCCAACGTGGAGGCCGTGGTCACCCCCGCGCCCCCCGCGCGGCCCGTCGAGGGGCTGCCCGAGGCGCGGGTGCACCACACCCCCGGCACCCCCACCATCGAGTCGCTGGTGGACTTCCTCAACAACGCGGGGCTCGGCCGGACCTTCACCGCCGCCGACACCCTCAAGAACGTCCTGGTCAAGACCCGCGCTCCCGGGGAGAAGGAGTGGGAGCTCCTCGGCATCGGCGTGCCCGGCGACCGCGAGGTCGACCTCAAGCGCCTGGAGGCGTCCCTGGCCCCGGCCGAGGTGGCGCTGCTGGAGGAGGAGGACTTCGCGGCCAACCCCTTCCTGGTGAAGGGCTACATCGGCCCCGGCGCGCTGCAGGCCAACAAGGTGCGCTACCTGGTCGACCCCCGCGTCGTCGAGGGCACCGCCTGGGTCACCGGCGCCGACCGGGCCGACCACCACGTCGTCGACCTGGTGTGCGGACGCGACTTCACCCCCGACGGCACCATCGAGGCCGCCGAGGTCCGCAACGGCGACCCGGCGCCCGACGGCAGCGGCACCCTCTACACCGCGCGCGGCATCGAGATCGGGCACGTCTTCCAGCTCGGCCGCAAGTACACCGACGCGTTCTCCCTGGACGCGCTCGGCCCCGACGGCAAGCCCCGGCGGGTCACCATGGGCTCCTACGGCATCGGCGTCTCCCGCGTGGTCGCCGCCGTCGTCGAGCAGTCGCACGACGAGCGGGGCATCATCTGGCCGCGGCAGATCGCCCCCGCCGACGTGCACGTGGTCGGCACCGGCAAGGGGGAGCAGATCGAGGTCGCGCTGCGGATCGGCCGGGAGCTGGCGGACCGGGGCGTGCGGGTGCTGGTGGACGACCGCAAGGGCGTCTCCCCGGGAGTGAAGTTCACCGACGCGGAGCTGCTCGGCATCCCCACGGGGGTCATCGTCGGCCGGGGCCTGGCCGAGGGCGTGGTGGAACTGCGCGACCGCGCCACCGGGGAACGCTCCGAGGTGGCCCTGGACAGCGTGGTCGACACGGTCGTCGGCATCGTGGCGGGCTGA
- a CDS encoding YlxR family protein produces the protein MGVGSAAPVRTCVGCRSKAAQSDLVRLALDGDAVVCDRARRLPGRGAYLHPDRRCWEAAQRRRVWPRAFRVRRALDTSAAAECFAAV, from the coding sequence ATGGGGGTCGGCTCAGCGGCCCCCGTACGCACGTGCGTGGGCTGCAGGTCGAAAGCAGCCCAGTCCGATCTCGTACGGTTGGCGCTGGACGGGGACGCGGTCGTGTGCGACCGCGCCAGACGGCTGCCGGGGCGGGGGGCCTACCTCCACCCCGACCGACGGTGCTGGGAGGCCGCGCAGCGGCGTCGTGTCTGGCCGCGGGCGTTCCGCGTCCGACGCGCCCTCGACACCTCAGCCGCCGCCGAGTGCTTCGCCGCGGTCTGA
- a CDS encoding response regulator, which translates to MIRVLLADDQALVRAGFGALLNSAPDIDVVAEAADGAEAVRMAVAHRPDVALLDVRMPGVDGLAAAERILAHPALRSTRVVILTTFDLDEYIFEALRLGASGFLVKDTEPEDLLNGVRVVARGEALLSPTVTRRIIAEYAGRPRRPDPVRRLGELTDREREVVALVGEGLSNEEIAARLVLSPATVKTHVSRAMVKLRVRDRAQLVVLAYETGLVTPGWLR; encoded by the coding sequence ATGATCCGGGTACTTCTCGCCGACGACCAGGCGCTGGTCCGGGCCGGTTTCGGGGCACTGCTCAACAGCGCTCCCGACATCGACGTGGTCGCCGAGGCCGCGGACGGGGCCGAGGCGGTCCGGATGGCTGTCGCCCACCGTCCCGACGTGGCGCTGCTGGACGTCCGCATGCCGGGGGTGGACGGGCTGGCGGCGGCCGAGCGCATCCTCGCCCACCCCGCCCTGCGGTCGACGCGGGTGGTCATCCTGACCACCTTCGACCTCGACGAGTACATCTTCGAGGCGCTGCGGCTGGGCGCGAGCGGCTTCCTGGTCAAGGACACCGAGCCGGAGGACCTGCTGAACGGGGTGCGGGTGGTGGCCCGGGGCGAGGCGCTGCTGTCGCCGACCGTCACCCGCCGCATCATCGCCGAGTACGCGGGGCGTCCGCGCCGCCCCGACCCGGTGCGGCGGCTGGGCGAGCTGACCGACCGGGAGCGCGAGGTGGTGGCCCTGGTCGGGGAGGGGCTGTCCAACGAGGAGATCGCCGCGCGGCTGGTGCTGAGTCCGGCGACGGTCAAGACCCACGTCAGCCGGGCGATGGTGAAGCTGCGGGTGCGCGACCGGGCGCAGCTGGTGGTGCTCGCCTACGAGACGGGCCTGGTCACTCCGGGGTGGCTGCGCTGA
- a CDS encoding cytochrome ubiquinol oxidase subunit I has product MFDDPLLWARLQFALTAGTHYTFVAFTLGLAALILAAQFSAVLRRDRARLAAVRFWGGLYVVNYGMGVLSGLVMEVQLALNWNGLNDVFGHVFSAPLAVETVAAFFTESTFLGLWIFGWDRMNRWLHLACFGVVTLTAYLSAFWVLVSNGFLKNPVGFEMRDGVAVLTDPAALVTNPSALLAFGHVAVSALLVGGLVMAGVSAYHLRRGNDPDGMFRRGVRRGVLVASLALFPTAAVGGAQYPLLVDAPPTSGTTLDAAEIERIEAAASGVVHGLAGTGNAVMTLCWTVFLFVLALALLAWPLRGLDRWRWLQWLLPVLPVLSLLAGVGGWVYRELGRQPWAVRHHMTTAEAVTELSPGLALLSFVLFTGAFAVLAGITGWLLVRFARRGPEGGPLAPAPAPDDTVAAPVHRY; this is encoded by the coding sequence ATGTTCGACGATCCGCTGCTGTGGGCGCGGTTGCAGTTCGCGTTGACCGCGGGCACCCACTACACGTTTGTCGCCTTCACCCTGGGCCTGGCCGCGCTGATCCTGGCCGCCCAGTTCAGCGCGGTGCTGCGCCGGGACAGGGCGCGTCTGGCCGCGGTGCGGTTCTGGGGCGGCCTCTATGTCGTCAACTACGGCATGGGGGTGCTGTCGGGCCTGGTGATGGAGGTGCAGCTGGCGTTGAACTGGAACGGGCTGAACGACGTGTTCGGCCACGTGTTCAGCGCTCCGCTGGCGGTGGAGACGGTGGCCGCGTTCTTCACCGAGTCCACGTTCCTGGGGCTGTGGATCTTCGGGTGGGACCGCATGAACCGGTGGCTGCACCTGGCCTGTTTCGGAGTGGTGACGCTGACCGCCTACCTGTCGGCGTTCTGGGTGCTGGTCTCCAACGGCTTCCTGAAGAACCCGGTGGGCTTCGAGATGCGGGACGGCGTGGCGGTGCTCACCGACCCCGCGGCCCTGGTCACCAACCCGTCGGCGCTGCTGGCCTTCGGCCACGTGGCCGTCAGCGCGCTGCTGGTGGGCGGTCTGGTGATGGCCGGGGTCAGCGCCTACCACCTGCGTCGCGGCAACGATCCGGACGGCATGTTCCGGCGCGGGGTCCGGCGGGGGGTCCTGGTGGCCTCGCTCGCGCTGTTCCCGACGGCGGCGGTGGGCGGAGCCCAGTACCCGCTGCTGGTCGATGCACCGCCGACCAGCGGCACGACGCTGGACGCGGCCGAGATCGAACGGATCGAGGCGGCCGCGTCCGGGGTGGTGCACGGGCTCGCCGGGACCGGCAACGCCGTGATGACCCTGTGCTGGACGGTGTTCCTCTTCGTCCTTGCCCTGGCGCTGCTGGCCTGGCCGCTGCGCGGGCTGGACCGCTGGCGGTGGCTGCAGTGGCTGCTGCCGGTCCTGCCCGTGCTGTCGCTGCTGGCGGGGGTGGGCGGCTGGGTCTACCGGGAGTTGGGCCGCCAGCCGTGGGCGGTGCGGCACCACATGACCACCGCCGAGGCGGTGACGGAGCTGTCCCCGGGCCTGGCCCTGCTCTCCTTCGTGCTGTTCACCGGGGCGTTCGCGGTGCTGGCGGGGATCACCGGGTGGCTCCTCGTCCGGTTCGCCCGCCGCGGCCCCGAGGGCGGTCCGCTCGCCCCGGCGCCCGCCCCGGACGACACGGTCGCCGCCCCCGTCCACCGCTACTAG
- a CDS encoding sensor histidine kinase: protein MMERLGRITQTDLAVTVVVAGIAFASTVFSLEDTPEGLASLRELLPWGLPLMVLAVAPLLWLSAFPVPVAVVSVLATTVYYPLGYPDNLIVVAGAAALFTLVSLGYRRTGWLLGLTQYLIIHVFETLHFGEPRLGYALGMFAWVLVVLVGGEAMRKRREYLDMVRRHAEEAERTREEEARRRASEERLKLAREVHDVIAHHISLINVQAGSALYLIDSQPERAAAALAAIKQASGETLRELRAILGVLRVVDEEAPRSPASGLDRLDELLAGVRASGIEVRSEVAGEPRRLGAGAEAAAYRIVQESLTNVVRHSGAGTVTVSVEYAPDGVSVRVSDDGRGAVDGFVAGNGITGMRDRAEALGGELTAAADPGGGFTVRAWLPD from the coding sequence ATGATGGAACGGTTGGGTCGGATCACGCAGACGGACCTGGCGGTCACCGTGGTGGTGGCCGGGATCGCCTTCGCGTCCACCGTCTTCTCCTTGGAGGACACCCCGGAGGGCCTGGCCTCGCTGCGGGAGCTGCTGCCGTGGGGGCTGCCGCTCATGGTGCTGGCGGTGGCGCCGCTGCTGTGGCTGAGCGCGTTCCCGGTCCCCGTGGCCGTGGTGTCGGTGCTGGCCACCACGGTCTACTATCCGCTCGGCTATCCCGACAACCTCATCGTCGTGGCGGGCGCGGCGGCGCTGTTCACCCTGGTCTCGCTGGGCTACCGCCGTACCGGCTGGCTGCTCGGGCTCACCCAGTACCTCATCATCCACGTCTTCGAGACGCTGCACTTCGGCGAGCCCCGGCTGGGGTACGCGCTGGGCATGTTCGCCTGGGTGCTCGTGGTGCTCGTCGGCGGCGAGGCGATGCGCAAGCGCCGCGAGTACCTGGACATGGTGCGCAGGCACGCGGAGGAGGCCGAACGCACGCGGGAGGAGGAGGCGCGCCGCCGCGCCTCGGAGGAGCGCCTGAAGCTGGCCCGCGAGGTGCACGACGTGATCGCGCACCACATCTCCCTGATCAACGTGCAGGCGGGCAGCGCCCTCTACCTGATCGACTCCCAGCCGGAGCGCGCCGCCGCGGCGCTCGCCGCGATCAAGCAGGCCAGCGGGGAGACCCTGCGGGAGCTGCGGGCGATCCTGGGCGTGCTGCGCGTGGTGGACGAGGAGGCGCCCCGCTCCCCCGCGTCGGGTCTGGACCGGTTGGACGAACTGCTGGCCGGGGTGCGGGCCTCGGGGATCGAGGTGCGCTCCGAGGTCGCCGGCGAGCCGCGGCGGCTGGGGGCGGGGGCGGAGGCGGCGGCCTACCGGATCGTGCAGGAGTCGCTGACGAACGTGGTGCGGCACTCCGGAGCGGGTACGGTCACCGTGTCCGTCGAATACGCCCCCGACGGGGTGTCCGTCCGGGTGTCCGACGACGGCCGGGGCGCCGTCGACGGGTTCGTCGCCGGCAACGGCATCACCGGGATGCGGGACCGCGCCGAGGCGCTGGGCGGTGAGCTGACCGCCGCTGCCGACCCCGGCGGCGGGTTCACGGTACGGGCCTGGCTGCCGGACTGA
- the nusA gene encoding transcription termination factor NusA, whose protein sequence is MSVLRSLEREKDISVDLVVKAIEDALLIAYRRQEGPDTNARVELDRATGHVTVWVEERDEEGQLVREYDATPSGFGRIAASTAKQVILQRLRDAEDEVTLGEFAGRESEIVSGIIQQGKDPRNVLVDLGRIEAILPPQEQVPTETYNHGERLRAYVVQVRKGHRGPSVTLSRTHPNLVRKLFQLEVPEIADGTVEIAAIAREAGHRTKMAVKSNKPGVNAKGACIGPLGSRVRNVMNELRGEKIDIVDYSDDPARFVGNALSPAKVTHVEIVDAAARVARVTVPDYQQSLAIGKEGQNARLAARLTGWRIDIRSDTEVNGQSDGPADSAG, encoded by the coding sequence ATGAGTGTCCTGCGCAGCCTGGAACGCGAGAAGGACATCTCGGTGGACCTCGTCGTCAAGGCGATCGAGGACGCGCTGCTGATCGCGTACCGCCGCCAGGAGGGGCCCGACACCAACGCCAGAGTGGAGTTGGACCGCGCCACGGGACACGTCACGGTGTGGGTCGAGGAGCGCGACGAGGAGGGGCAGCTCGTACGCGAGTACGACGCCACGCCCTCCGGCTTCGGACGCATCGCCGCCTCGACCGCCAAGCAGGTCATCCTGCAGCGGCTGCGGGACGCCGAGGACGAGGTCACTCTGGGGGAGTTCGCCGGACGCGAGTCCGAGATCGTCTCCGGCATCATCCAGCAGGGCAAGGACCCGCGCAACGTGCTGGTCGACCTCGGCAGGATCGAGGCGATCCTGCCGCCCCAGGAGCAGGTGCCGACCGAGACCTACAACCACGGAGAACGGCTGCGCGCCTACGTCGTGCAGGTCCGCAAGGGGCACCGCGGCCCCTCGGTGACGCTGTCGCGCACCCACCCCAACCTGGTCCGCAAGCTCTTCCAGCTGGAGGTCCCCGAGATCGCCGACGGCACGGTCGAGATCGCGGCGATCGCGCGGGAGGCGGGCCACCGCACCAAGATGGCCGTCAAGTCCAACAAGCCCGGCGTCAACGCCAAGGGCGCGTGCATCGGGCCGCTCGGCAGCCGGGTCCGCAACGTCATGAACGAACTGCGCGGAGAGAAGATCGACATCGTCGACTACTCCGACGACCCGGCCAGGTTCGTCGGCAACGCGCTGTCGCCCGCCAAGGTCACCCACGTCGAGATCGTCGACGCCGCGGCGCGCGTCGCCCGGGTCACCGTGCCCGACTACCAGCAGTCGCTGGCGATCGGCAAGGAGGGGCAGAACGCGCGGCTGGCCGCCCGCCTCACCGGGTGGCGGATCGACATCCGCTCGGACACCGAGGTCAACGGGCAGTCGGACGGTCCCGCCGACTCCGCGGGCTGA
- the rimP gene encoding ribosome maturation factor RimP: protein MGAQTRHERLAQLFTPVLAEAGLDLEGLEITPVGRRRLVRVVVDSDDGVDLERIGEVSQKISTALDEADVMGQSPYVLEVTSPGVDRPLTEPRHWRRARGRLVHAPLVAGGQVRGRVVAADETGVTFDVDGRSQVYAFSDLGRGKVQVEFRHDDAAD, encoded by the coding sequence ATGGGCGCGCAGACCCGCCACGAGCGTCTCGCGCAGCTGTTCACCCCCGTCCTGGCCGAGGCCGGGCTCGACCTGGAGGGACTGGAGATCACTCCGGTGGGCAGGCGCCGCCTGGTCCGGGTGGTGGTGGACTCCGACGACGGCGTCGACCTCGAAAGGATCGGCGAGGTCAGCCAGAAGATCTCCACCGCGCTTGACGAGGCCGATGTCATGGGGCAGTCTCCGTACGTACTGGAGGTGACCTCGCCTGGCGTGGACCGGCCGCTGACCGAACCACGGCACTGGAGGCGCGCCCGGGGACGCCTGGTGCACGCGCCGCTCGTCGCCGGTGGTCAGGTGAGAGGACGTGTGGTCGCCGCCGACGAGACGGGCGTCACCTTCGACGTTGACGGCCGAAGCCAGGTGTACGCCTTCTCCGACCTGGGACGAGGCAAGGTCCAGGTGGAATTCCGCCACGACGACGCGGCGGACTAG
- a CDS encoding ferritin-like domain-containing protein, with product MTGTPDPTTAEEADAATAALRDALLAEHAAVHGYGFAAARIGAELRDLCLSHLEEHRAWRDTLHDALVAREAVPPGGEDAYQLPADTAGEALRDFAAGLEETTAQAYLELAAAPDSGLRDLAGRALRETTLRVLALGGRLSVFPGFPGGEL from the coding sequence GTGACCGGTACACCCGATCCCACCACCGCCGAGGAGGCGGACGCCGCGACGGCGGCACTGCGCGACGCGCTGCTGGCCGAGCACGCGGCGGTGCACGGATACGGCTTCGCCGCCGCCCGCATCGGCGCGGAACTGCGCGACCTGTGCCTGTCCCACCTGGAGGAGCACCGTGCCTGGCGGGACACGCTGCACGACGCGCTGGTGGCGCGGGAGGCGGTTCCCCCCGGCGGAGAGGACGCCTACCAGCTGCCCGCGGACACCGCGGGCGAGGCGCTGCGGGACTTCGCCGCCGGCCTGGAGGAGACCACCGCCCAGGCGTACCTGGAGCTGGCCGCCGCCCCGGACAGCGGCCTGCGCGACCTCGCGGGCCGCGCGCTGCGGGAGACGACCCTGCGCGTCCTGGCGCTGGGCGGTCGGCTGAGCGTCTTCCCGGGCTTCCCCGGCGGGGAGCTGTAG
- a CDS encoding DMT family transporter, translated as MSVPLPSRSAPPGWSGPLLLALAGVLWGTGGFAGSVLQELTGVHPLATACYRLLVGGLLATGALGVGGRLRRLPRTPAAARRVVAAGALLAAFQSCYFAAISAASVSLATLIAIGSVPVFVTCASAVLERRLPRPALLAAVGCGVLGLVLLAGAPDVDAPPGQVVLGVGCALGAGVSFAALTLVNRRPVPGLDPLGVTALGCLLGGALLVPVAAVAGMVFVPTPAAAGALLYLGLAPTALAYLAYFGGLRRTPATAAALAVVLEPLTATLLSAVWLGEVLSPTGTVGAALLFGAILLEYVRPPRGWARPRLLRGE; from the coding sequence GTGTCCGTCCCCCTCCCCTCCCGTTCCGCGCCGCCCGGGTGGTCGGGTCCGCTGCTGCTCGCGCTCGCGGGGGTGCTGTGGGGCACCGGCGGCTTCGCCGGTTCGGTCCTGCAGGAGCTGACCGGCGTCCACCCCCTGGCGACGGCCTGCTACCGGCTGCTGGTGGGCGGTCTGCTGGCCACCGGGGCGCTCGGGGTCGGCGGGCGGCTGCGGCGGCTGCCGCGCACCCCGGCCGCGGCGCGCCGCGTCGTGGCCGCGGGAGCGCTGCTGGCGGCGTTCCAGTCCTGCTACTTCGCGGCGATCTCGGCCGCCTCGGTGAGCCTGGCCACGCTCATCGCCATCGGCAGCGTCCCGGTGTTCGTCACCTGCGCCTCGGCGGTGCTGGAGCGGCGGCTGCCCCGGCCCGCGCTGCTGGCCGCGGTCGGCTGCGGGGTGCTCGGACTGGTGCTGCTGGCCGGGGCCCCGGACGTGGACGCCCCGCCCGGCCAGGTCGTGCTCGGCGTGGGGTGCGCCCTGGGAGCGGGGGTCTCCTTCGCCGCGCTGACCCTGGTCAACCGGCGCCCGGTGCCCGGACTGGACCCGTTGGGCGTCACCGCCCTGGGGTGCCTCCTCGGCGGTGCGCTGCTGGTGCCGGTCGCCGCGGTCGCCGGGATGGTCTTCGTGCCGACGCCCGCCGCGGCGGGGGCGCTGCTGTACCTCGGTCTGGCGCCCACCGCCCTGGCCTACCTGGCCTACTTCGGCGGCCTGCGGCGCACCCCGGCCACGGCCGCGGCGCTCGCCGTGGTCCTGGAGCCGCTGACCGCGACCCTGCTGTCGGCGGTGTGGCTGGGCGAGGTCCTCTCCCCGACGGGGACGGTGGGCGCGGCGCTGCTGTTCGGCGCGATCCTGCTGGAGTACGTCCGCCCCCCGCGGGGGTGGGCCCGGCCGCGGCTACTCCGCGGGGAGTAG
- a CDS encoding DNA alkylation repair protein has protein sequence MPAHLGLIAAVRDRLRDAADPVRAASMRRRVRSELPFHGVSAAVRRRLFAEVFATCPLEDFETWEDTVHTLWRVASHREERYAAVELADDPRYAGYRVPGAVPLYEGLITAGAWWDYVDPLAVRGIGPLLRAHPRELRPRIGDWSLSGDRWLRRAAVLCQLRAGEETDRALLFDSVDANLGHPDPFVHRAAGRALREYARTDPDSVAAFAAQHRERAARPALREVLRRLG, from the coding sequence ATGCCTGCCCATCTCGGATTGATCGCCGCTGTCCGTGATCGGCTGCGCGACGCCGCGGACCCGGTCCGTGCGGCCTCCATGCGGCGGCGTGTCCGATCCGAGCTGCCCTTCCACGGTGTGTCGGCCGCGGTCCGGCGGAGGCTGTTCGCCGAGGTCTTCGCCACCTGCCCGCTGGAGGACTTCGAGACCTGGGAGGACACCGTCCACACGCTGTGGCGGGTGGCCTCGCACCGTGAGGAGCGGTACGCGGCGGTGGAGTTGGCCGACGACCCGCGGTACGCCGGATACCGGGTGCCCGGGGCCGTCCCGCTGTACGAGGGGCTGATCACGGCCGGCGCGTGGTGGGACTACGTGGACCCGCTCGCGGTGCGGGGGATCGGCCCGCTGCTGCGGGCCCATCCGCGGGAGCTGCGGCCCCGCATCGGCGACTGGTCGCTGTCGGGCGACCGGTGGCTGCGCCGCGCCGCGGTCCTGTGCCAGTTGCGGGCGGGCGAGGAGACCGACCGCGCCCTGCTCTTCGACTCCGTCGACGCGAACCTGGGGCATCCCGACCCCTTCGTGCACCGGGCCGCCGGCCGGGCGCTGCGCGAGTACGCCAGGACCGATCCCGACAGTGTGGCGGCGTTCGCCGCACAGCACCGGGAGCGCGCGGCCCGCCCGGCGCTCCGCGAGGTCCTGCGCCGCCTCGGCTGA
- a CDS encoding cytochrome d ubiquinol oxidase subunit II, with translation MESVAVLLPAGLLAGYFVLAGCDVGLGMLAPYVARTPQERRRVVRAAAPYFLGSEVWLVAAVGVVAGLFPELEGEVVAGQWPLFVALLAGWLWRDAGLWLRGRVAAAAWHAVWDAAIVVGSWLVALSWGLVLAALLGGGVLPPLFTPVCVVAVAVLFLLRGAAFGAERLVPVDGSAGSESADAAARATRTLARTGLVVLPVAVVAAWADGGVDAGASALAVAAAVAAALAVTAGVSGPRWSRLTSAVALAALPAVVAAGAGLPVAVSDPRSLTLVVAATAPMVPVMAVGQVWLYRLVRRPAAAPGFFA, from the coding sequence GTGGAATCCGTTGCCGTGCTCCTTCCCGCCGGTCTGCTGGCGGGCTACTTCGTCCTGGCCGGCTGCGACGTCGGCCTGGGCATGCTGGCGCCGTACGTGGCGCGCACCCCGCAGGAGCGCCGCCGGGTCGTCCGTGCCGCCGCCCCCTACTTCCTGGGCAGCGAGGTGTGGCTGGTGGCCGCCGTCGGCGTGGTGGCGGGCCTGTTCCCGGAACTGGAGGGCGAGGTGGTGGCCGGGCAGTGGCCGCTGTTCGTCGCTCTGCTGGCGGGGTGGCTGTGGCGCGACGCCGGGCTGTGGCTGCGCGGCCGGGTGGCCGCCGCGGCGTGGCACGCGGTCTGGGACGCGGCCATCGTGGTGGGCAGTTGGCTGGTCGCGCTGTCGTGGGGGCTGGTGCTGGCCGCGCTGCTGGGCGGCGGGGTGCTGCCGCCGCTGTTCACGCCGGTGTGCGTGGTGGCGGTCGCGGTGCTGTTCCTGCTGCGGGGGGCGGCTTTCGGTGCGGAGCGCCTGGTGCCCGTGGACGGCTCCGCCGGTTCGGAGTCGGCCGACGCGGCGGCCCGCGCCACTCGGACGCTGGCGCGGACGGGGCTGGTCGTGCTGCCGGTCGCGGTGGTCGCGGCCTGGGCCGACGGCGGGGTGGACGCCGGTGCGTCCGCGTTGGCCGTGGCAGCGGCGGTGGCGGCCGCACTGGCGGTGACCGCGGGAGTGTCGGGGCCGCGCTGGTCGCGGTTGACGTCGGCGGTGGCGCTGGCGGCGCTGCCGGCGGTGGTCGCGGCCGGGGCGGGGCTGCCCGTGGCCGTGTCCGATCCGCGTTCCCTGACGCTGGTGGTCGCCGCGACGGCTCCGATGGTGCCGGTCATGGCGGTGGGACAGGTGTGGTTGTACCGGTTGGTGCGCCGTCCGGCCGCCGCCCCCGGGTTCTTCGCCTGA